One Candidatus Binataceae bacterium DNA segment encodes these proteins:
- a CDS encoding alpha/beta hydrolase, translating to MSELTHQFVTTNGIRMHYVEQGSGPLVVLCHGWPESWYSYRHQIPALAAAGFRVVAPDQRGYGQTESPQAIESFNILNLVGDIVGLVNSLGVDSAVIVGHDWGAPVAWNSALLRPDIFRAIALLSVPYFPRGPMRPSDGMKAMAGENNFYQLYFQEPGKVESELDEDPRRSMAMMLYSASGDPSPEEEWKFVFPKSMRFIETGAVPKKLPAWLTDADIDFFAGEFKRAGFRGGINWYRNFDRNWELTPFLDGAKLRQPALFAAGDKDCVGKMVPGAYDHAGTFTPNLKKKVIIPGAGHWIQQERPKEINQLLVEFLKSLG from the coding sequence ATGTCCGAGCTTACGCATCAGTTCGTCACGACCAACGGGATTCGCATGCACTATGTCGAGCAGGGCAGCGGCCCGCTGGTCGTGCTGTGCCACGGATGGCCGGAGTCCTGGTACTCGTACCGCCATCAGATTCCCGCGCTCGCCGCGGCCGGCTTTCGCGTCGTTGCTCCCGACCAGCGTGGGTACGGACAGACCGAAAGTCCGCAAGCGATCGAGTCCTTCAACATCCTGAATCTGGTCGGCGATATCGTGGGCCTCGTGAACAGCCTCGGCGTCGATTCCGCCGTGATCGTCGGCCATGATTGGGGTGCGCCGGTCGCTTGGAACTCGGCGCTTCTGCGCCCCGATATCTTCCGTGCAATCGCGTTGCTTTCGGTCCCTTACTTTCCACGCGGTCCGATGCGTCCGAGCGACGGCATGAAAGCGATGGCCGGCGAGAATAATTTCTACCAGCTCTATTTCCAGGAGCCGGGTAAAGTGGAAAGCGAGCTCGACGAAGATCCGCGCCGTTCGATGGCGATGATGCTCTATTCCGCCTCCGGCGATCCTTCGCCCGAAGAGGAATGGAAGTTCGTCTTTCCAAAATCGATGCGCTTTATCGAGACCGGCGCCGTACCGAAGAAGCTGCCCGCCTGGCTCACCGATGCGGATATCGATTTCTTCGCCGGTGAGTTCAAGCGCGCCGGATTTCGCGGCGGTATCAACTGGTATCGCAACTTCGATCGCAACTGGGAGCTGACGCCGTTTCTCGACGGGGCCAAGCTGCGCCAGCCGGCGCTCTTCGCCGCGGGCGACAAAGACTGCGTCGGCAAGATGGTCCCGGGCGCATACGACCACGCGGGCACGTTCACACCGAACCTCAAAAAGAAGGTGATCATCCCCGGCGCGGGCCATTGGATTCAGCAGGAACGGCCGAAGGAAATCAACCAACTGTTAGTGGAGTTTTTGAAAAGCCTCGGCTGA